The following proteins come from a genomic window of Methanobrevibacter ruminantium:
- a CDS encoding tetratricopeptide repeat protein, which produces MEFDELMEKGNQLRKENKYEEALDAYQAALKADKRRPEAWNMKASTLGLLGQTDEAIECFDRSLELDFENEKTWFLKGMTLFAVNRFNEADSCFDKAVNADPHNPVYWKYKGMVLSQLNQNADALKCLDNALALNPEDDAVLVFRHTVIEALEKEEKEEK; this is translated from the coding sequence ATGGAATTCGATGAATTGATGGAAAAAGGAAATCAATTAAGAAAAGAAAACAAGTATGAAGAAGCATTAGATGCTTATCAAGCTGCATTAAAGGCAGATAAAAGACGTCCTGAAGCTTGGAATATGAAAGCAAGTACTTTAGGTCTTTTAGGTCAAACAGATGAAGCTATTGAATGTTTTGACAGATCATTGGAACTTGACTTTGAAAATGAGAAAACCTGGTTCTTAAAGGGAATGACATTGTTTGCTGTAAATCGTTTCAATGAAGCGGATTCATGCTTTGATAAGGCAGTGAATGCAGACCCTCACAATCCGGTCTATTGGAAATACAAAGGAATGGTTTTAAGTCAATTGAACCAAAATGCAGATGCTTTGAAATGCTTGGATAATGCATTGGCATTAAACCCAGAAGACGATGCTGTTCTAGTATTTAGACATACTGTCATAGAAGCGTTAGAAAAAGAAGAAAAAGAAGAAAAATAA
- the uvrB gene encoding excinuclease ABC subunit UvrB — MKEFKLKSPYKPLGDQPQAIESLVNGIKKGYHEQTLLGVTGSGKTYTMANIIEKVQKPTLIISHNKTLAAQLYEEFKVFFPDNAVEYFVSYYDYYQPEAYVPRTDTFIDKEASINEEIDIMRHSATQSLLSRDDVIVVSSVSCIYGIGSPEDYGEFAFSIAVGDIYDRSDILRKLIFMQYERNDIAFERGQFRVRGDVIEINPVHGTPPIRIELFGDEIDAISLINPVTGKKEEPLQRYMIFPAKHFVVGADRMDQALKDINDELESRLRELNLNGKYVEAQRLEQRTRFDIEMLQEMGYCPGIENYSLHLSGRNWGDMPYSLLKYFPDDYLTIIDESHVTVPQIRGMYNGDRSRKETLVQYGFRLPSAKENRPLRFDEFEAIQNQVLYVSATPGPYEMSRSQNIVEQIIRPTGLVDPKITIRSVQGQVEDLLKEVRKKVAKDQRILVTTLTKRMAEDLTDYYARIGIKVRYLHSEIDTLERVEIIDDLRRGEFDVLVGVNLLREGLDLPEVGLVAILDADKEGFLRSETSLIQTIGRAARNVDGEVLMYVDDMTDSVKNAVDITNKRRKLQMAYNEKYNITPQSTYRTLKDKKMSTKKTPSRDDLKGMPKDELKLLIKDLEAEMKEAANDLDFERAAVLRDQIVALKSIKKF, encoded by the coding sequence ATGAAAGAATTCAAACTTAAATCTCCATATAAGCCACTTGGTGACCAGCCACAGGCCATTGAATCCCTTGTAAACGGCATTAAGAAGGGATATCATGAACAGACATTATTAGGTGTTACAGGTTCTGGAAAGACATATACAATGGCTAACATCATTGAAAAGGTGCAAAAGCCAACATTGATCATATCTCACAACAAGACATTGGCTGCACAATTATACGAAGAATTCAAGGTGTTTTTCCCAGACAATGCTGTAGAATACTTTGTCAGTTATTATGACTACTATCAACCTGAAGCTTATGTGCCAAGAACAGACACTTTCATTGACAAAGAGGCATCAATCAATGAAGAGATAGACATAATGAGGCATTCAGCTACACAATCACTTTTATCTAGAGATGATGTGATTGTTGTGAGCAGTGTAAGCTGCATCTATGGTATCGGTTCACCTGAAGATTATGGGGAGTTTGCATTTTCCATCGCTGTAGGAGATATCTACGACCGCAGTGACATTTTAAGAAAACTTATTTTCATGCAATATGAGAGAAATGACATTGCATTTGAAAGAGGTCAATTCAGGGTAAGGGGAGATGTTATTGAAATCAATCCGGTTCATGGTACACCTCCAATAAGAATTGAGCTTTTTGGTGATGAAATAGATGCCATTAGCTTGATAAACCCTGTAACAGGCAAAAAGGAAGAGCCTCTTCAAAGGTATATGATATTTCCAGCAAAGCACTTCGTAGTAGGTGCTGACAGAATGGATCAAGCTTTAAAGGACATCAATGATGAGCTTGAAAGCCGACTTAGAGAGTTGAATCTCAATGGAAAATATGTTGAAGCCCAAAGATTGGAGCAAAGAACCCGTTTTGATATAGAAATGCTTCAGGAAATGGGTTACTGCCCTGGAATTGAAAACTATTCCCTGCATTTATCAGGAAGGAATTGGGGAGATATGCCTTATTCATTGCTTAAGTACTTCCCAGATGATTACTTGACTATCATTGATGAATCCCACGTAACAGTTCCACAGATTAGGGGAATGTACAATGGTGACAGGTCAAGAAAGGAAACCCTTGTTCAATATGGATTCAGATTGCCTTCTGCAAAGGAAAACAGACCACTTAGATTTGATGAGTTTGAAGCCATTCAAAATCAGGTTCTTTATGTATCAGCTACTCCAGGACCTTATGAAATGTCAAGAAGCCAAAACATCGTAGAGCAAATTATTAGGCCAACAGGTCTTGTAGACCCTAAAATCACAATCAGGTCAGTTCAAGGCCAAGTTGAGGATTTGCTTAAGGAAGTTAGAAAGAAAGTGGCAAAAGACCAAAGGATTCTTGTTACAACACTTACCAAGAGAATGGCTGAAGACTTGACAGATTACTATGCCAGAATAGGAATCAAGGTAAGATATCTTCACTCAGAGATTGATACATTGGAGAGAGTGGAAATCATCGACGATTTAAGGCGTGGGGAGTTTGACGTTCTTGTAGGTGTAAACTTGCTCAGAGAAGGGCTTGACCTACCTGAAGTTGGACTTGTAGCTATTTTAGATGCAGATAAGGAAGGATTCCTAAGGTCCGAAACATCCCTTATACAAACAATAGGAAGAGCTGCAAGAAATGTTGATGGGGAAGTTCTCATGTATGTTGATGACATGACAGATTCAGTTAAGAATGCTGTTGACATCACTAACAAGAGAAGAAAGCTTCAAATGGCATACAATGAAAAGTATAACATCACTCCTCAGTCAACATACAGGACTCTTAAGGACAAGAAGATGTCAACCAAGAAGACTCCTTCAAGAGATGACCTTAAGGGCATGCCTAAGGATGAGCTTAAATTATTGATCAAGGACTTAGAGGCAGAAATGAAAGAGGCAGCTAATGATTTAGATTTCGAAAGAGCAGCTGTTTTAAGAGATCAAATTGTTGCCTTAAAGAGTATTAAAAAGTTCTAA